From a region of the Thermoanaerobaculia bacterium genome:
- a CDS encoding Rdx family protein, translating into MAADIEAQFGLQPTLIKSRGGVFEVSLDGELLFSKKEAGRFPSTAEVADLLAARLPPAG; encoded by the coding sequence CTGGCGGCTGACATCGAAGCGCAGTTCGGCCTGCAGCCGACCCTGATCAAGAGCCGCGGCGGCGTCTTCGAAGTTTCCCTCGACGGCGAGCTGCTGTTCTCGAAGAAGGAGGCCGGGCGCTTCCCCTCGACCGCTGAAGTCGCCGACCTGCTCGCCGCCCGCCTGCCCCCAGCCGGTTGA
- the folE gene encoding GTP cyclohydrolase I FolE — MSEKKPQESAAATADLAEDARVGRIAHHVRGMLAELGLDLTDHNLRDTDRRVAKMYLEMFRGLEEGAEPKVTTFPNDEHYSAMVMEKQIPFYSMCAHHLVPFYGHAHLAYIPNDTILGLSKFARILEFYAKRPQLQERLTEQVANYLETRLKPQGVMVVIEARHLCVEMRGVKKPGAMTVTSAIRGTFYQKPVREEFLDLLRH, encoded by the coding sequence ATGAGCGAGAAGAAGCCGCAAGAGAGTGCCGCCGCGACCGCGGACCTCGCCGAGGATGCCCGGGTCGGGCGCATTGCACACCATGTGCGCGGGATGTTGGCCGAGCTCGGTCTCGATCTCACGGACCACAATCTGCGCGACACCGACCGCCGCGTCGCCAAGATGTATCTCGAGATGTTCCGCGGGCTCGAGGAGGGCGCCGAACCCAAGGTCACGACCTTCCCCAACGACGAGCATTACAGCGCGATGGTCATGGAGAAGCAGATCCCGTTCTACTCCATGTGCGCCCATCACCTCGTGCCGTTCTACGGTCACGCCCATCTAGCCTACATCCCGAACGACACCATCCTCGGGCTCTCGAAGTTCGCCCGGATTCTCGAGTTCTACGCCAAGCGGCCGCAGCTTCAGGAGCGGCTGACCGAGCAGGTGGCCAACTACCTCGAGACCCGACTGAAGCCGCAGGGCGTCATGGTCGTCATCGAGGCCCGGCATCTCTGCGTCGAGATGCGCGGCGTCAAGAAGCCGGGAGCGATGACTGTGACCTCGGCGATCCGCGGCACGTTCTACCAGAAGCCGGTCCGGGAGGAGTTCCTCGACCTGCTTCGGCACTGA
- a CDS encoding serine/threonine-protein phosphatase, with protein MSDSDLDKTPRLPVSELLRREAEALRAPLRVELGALSHPGKVRARNEDHHLALRLHRSLETVATNLPEGDLPFRSEQQGYVLVVADGIGGRSGGQHASRRAISALVEIATRIPDWILRLDDALAGELMQRAEAYFGKIDTILEAEAAADPALTGMGTTMTMVYLLDHDLLLAHVGDSRAYRFRDDALVRLTQDQTMAQALADAGVIAAEEVKSHRQRHILTGALGAKSGAPRVELGRHDLRDGDRILVASDGLTEMVSDEAIAQILRRESDPAAAVAALVAAALDAGGVDNVTVLVADCRIRAET; from the coding sequence ATGTCCGACTCCGATCTCGACAAGACTCCGCGCCTGCCTGTATCGGAGCTCCTCCGCCGCGAGGCAGAGGCGCTCCGCGCGCCGCTGCGCGTCGAGCTCGGCGCGCTCTCGCATCCCGGGAAGGTGCGCGCGCGCAACGAGGATCATCACCTCGCCCTTCGCCTGCACCGGTCGCTCGAGACCGTCGCCACCAACCTCCCGGAGGGGGACCTGCCCTTCCGCAGCGAGCAGCAGGGCTACGTGCTCGTGGTCGCGGACGGCATCGGGGGGCGGTCGGGCGGCCAACATGCGAGCCGGCGCGCGATCAGCGCGCTGGTCGAGATCGCGACCCGCATTCCGGACTGGATCCTGCGCCTCGACGACGCCCTGGCCGGAGAGCTCATGCAGCGCGCCGAGGCCTACTTCGGGAAGATCGACACCATTCTCGAAGCCGAGGCCGCCGCGGATCCGGCGCTCACCGGCATGGGAACGACCATGACGATGGTCTATCTCCTCGATCATGATCTTCTCCTCGCGCATGTCGGTGACTCGCGGGCGTACCGGTTTCGCGACGACGCCCTCGTACGGCTGACCCAGGACCAGACGATGGCCCAGGCGCTCGCCGACGCCGGCGTGATCGCGGCCGAGGAAGTGAAATCGCATCGCCAGCGCCACATACTCACCGGCGCGCTGGGTGCCAAGTCGGGCGCGCCGCGGGTCGAGCTCGGGCGGCACGATCTGCGCGACGGCGACCGGATCCTCGTGGCGAGCGACGGGCTGACCGAGATGGTCTCCGATGAGGCGATCGCGCAGATTCTCCGCCGGGAGTCCGACCCCGCCGCGGCCGTCGCGGCCCTGGTCGCCGCGGCGCTCGACGCCGGCGGCGTCGACAACGTCACCGTGCTGGTCGCCGATTGCCGGATTCGCGCCGAAACCTGA
- a CDS encoding 3-oxoacyl-ACP synthase — MSQVRARFAGSGIAVPPRVVDNTTLSRVMETNDDWIRERSGVVERRYVESGVASSDLGAEAARAALADAGMAADEVDYIVCATMTPDHFFPGCGTLLQQKLGIRPIPALDIRQQCAGFAYGLQMVDALIRSGIARNVLLVGTDVHTSLMPFSDHTWAVLDGRAEGPLAAEDLAWNSRFRHLLVLFGDGAGAMVFRASEEDDGRGILGARLFGDGNHQDILTVPGLGSSRRPFVTAEQIAAGETVPVMDGRKVFKLAVTLMPQAATGLLAEHGFTIADLDLLVMHQANLRINEAAQKALGLPDAKVHNNIQKYGNTTSATLPLCFHEARMAGKAPEGALVGFAALGAGLHWGAVLLRV; from the coding sequence ATGAGCCAGGTACGCGCCCGCTTCGCCGGTAGCGGAATCGCCGTTCCGCCGCGGGTCGTCGACAACACGACCCTGTCGCGGGTCATGGAGACCAACGACGACTGGATCCGGGAGCGCAGCGGGGTCGTCGAGCGGCGCTACGTCGAGTCGGGCGTCGCCTCGTCCGACCTCGGGGCCGAGGCCGCGCGGGCGGCGCTCGCCGACGCGGGGATGGCGGCGGACGAAGTCGACTACATCGTCTGCGCCACGATGACCCCGGACCACTTCTTCCCCGGCTGCGGAACGCTCCTGCAGCAGAAGCTGGGCATCCGGCCGATCCCGGCGCTCGACATCCGCCAACAGTGCGCCGGCTTCGCCTATGGCCTGCAGATGGTGGACGCCCTCATCCGCTCGGGGATCGCCAGGAACGTCCTGCTCGTCGGCACCGATGTGCATACTTCCCTCATGCCGTTCTCCGACCACACCTGGGCGGTCCTCGACGGTCGCGCAGAGGGGCCGCTCGCCGCCGAGGATCTAGCCTGGAACTCGCGTTTCCGGCATCTGCTCGTGCTCTTCGGGGACGGCGCCGGCGCGATGGTCTTCCGGGCGTCGGAGGAGGACGACGGCCGCGGAATTCTCGGCGCGCGGCTCTTCGGCGACGGCAACCACCAGGACATCCTGACAGTGCCCGGTCTGGGCTCTTCCCGGCGGCCGTTCGTCACCGCCGAGCAGATCGCCGCCGGCGAGACCGTCCCGGTGATGGACGGCCGGAAGGTCTTCAAGCTCGCCGTGACACTCATGCCGCAGGCTGCGACCGGCCTCCTCGCGGAGCATGGCTTCACGATCGCCGACCTCGACCTGCTGGTGATGCACCAGGCCAATCTGCGCATCAACGAAGCGGCCCAGAAAGCGCTCGGTCTGCCCGACGCGAAGGTGCACAACAACATTCAGAAATACGGCAACACCACCTCGGCGACGTTGCCGCTGTGCTTCCACGAGGCGCGCATGGCGGGCAAGGCCCCCGAGGGCGCGCTGGTCGGATTCGCCGCCCTCGGCGCCGGGCTGCATTGGGGCGCCGTGCTGCTGCGCGTCTGA
- a CDS encoding adenosylmethionine--8-amino-7-oxononanoate transaminase, which produces MKAPGPSPDWLALDRAHVWHPYTQMQTAPPALPVVRAEGVWLELADGRRVLDGISSWWVNLFGHNHPRLNAALAAQAAALEQVIFAGFTHEPAARLAAELVALAPAGLSRVFYSDDGSTAVEVAMKMAIQQWRQRGEARRRIFVGLDHAYHGDTFGAMAAGGDPVFHRGFADLLCEVLRAPVPACESEVAAALAALDVLLERAGDEVAAVIVEPIVQGAGGMRLHPSSFLRGVREATRARGLPLIADEIFTGFGRTGRMFACEHAGVAPDLLCLSKGLTGGYLPLAATLATEEIYSAFLSAERGRAFFHGHSYTGNALACAVARASLALFDETNCLHRVAELQRLFSRRLAVIQALPGVARVRGLGALAVVELEAPAADRESGYLDARGPRLAQEFLDRGVLLRPLGNVIYFLPPYAITDDECHLVFDVVEETLLGSRLPGSRRMTAR; this is translated from the coding sequence ATGAAGGCGCCAGGACCCTCGCCCGACTGGCTCGCCCTGGACCGGGCACACGTCTGGCATCCCTACACCCAGATGCAGACCGCTCCGCCGGCGCTGCCGGTGGTGCGTGCCGAAGGCGTCTGGCTGGAGCTCGCCGACGGCCGGCGCGTTCTCGACGGCATCTCGTCCTGGTGGGTCAATCTCTTCGGCCACAACCATCCCCGACTGAACGCGGCTCTGGCGGCTCAGGCGGCCGCGCTCGAACAGGTGATTTTCGCCGGTTTCACCCACGAGCCCGCCGCGCGCCTGGCCGCCGAGCTCGTCGCTCTCGCCCCTGCCGGCCTCTCGCGGGTCTTCTATTCCGATGACGGCTCGACAGCGGTCGAGGTCGCGATGAAGATGGCGATCCAGCAGTGGCGGCAGCGCGGCGAGGCGCGGCGCCGTATCTTCGTCGGGCTCGACCACGCCTACCACGGTGATACTTTCGGCGCGATGGCCGCGGGCGGCGACCCGGTCTTCCACCGCGGCTTCGCGGACCTGCTGTGCGAGGTCCTGCGGGCGCCGGTGCCGGCCTGCGAGAGCGAAGTGGCCGCGGCGCTCGCGGCGCTCGACGTGCTTCTCGAGCGTGCAGGCGACGAGGTCGCCGCGGTCATCGTCGAGCCGATCGTGCAGGGGGCCGGCGGCATGCGGCTCCATCCCTCCTCTTTCCTGCGCGGCGTACGCGAAGCGACCCGGGCACGCGGACTGCCGCTCATCGCCGACGAGATCTTCACCGGCTTCGGCCGCACGGGGAGGATGTTCGCCTGCGAGCACGCCGGCGTTGCCCCGGATCTGCTCTGTCTTTCGAAGGGGCTCACGGGCGGCTACCTGCCGCTCGCGGCGACGCTCGCCACCGAGGAGATCTACTCCGCCTTCCTCTCGGCCGAGCGCGGGCGCGCCTTCTTCCACGGCCATTCCTACACCGGAAACGCGCTCGCCTGCGCCGTGGCACGCGCCAGTCTCGCTCTCTTCGACGAGACGAACTGCCTCCACCGTGTCGCCGAGCTGCAGCGTCTGTTCTCGCGGCGTCTGGCGGTCATCCAGGCGCTCCCCGGCGTGGCGCGGGTCCGCGGCCTCGGCGCGCTGGCGGTGGTCGAGCTCGAGGCGCCCGCGGCCGACCGCGAGTCCGGCTATCTCGACGCCCGGGGGCCGCGACTCGCGCAGGAGTTCCTCGACCGCGGGGTGCTCCTGCGACCGCTCGGCAACGTGATCTATTTCCTGCCGCCCTACGCGATCACCGACGACGAGTGCCACCTCGTCTTCGATGTCGTGGAGGAGACCCTGCTCGGCTCCCGCCTGCCTGGCTCCCGTAGAATGACCGCGCGATGA
- a CDS encoding glycosyltransferase, with product MSLASHGGTLLGAALAAAWVVLALRVVRDRRRAPPLPPPLAELPATTVLLPVRDEQANLAECAATLLAQQGAPALRIIDDGSTDRTPEILAGLAGREPRLTALRARPLATGWGGKVNALSTGLEGVATPWILLTDADTRHQPELLARAHAAAAEHRLDALSLSGRQATDGLGESLLTPAAYALLDRMLGDWRPYARGLGPTPIANGQYFLLRTEALRAIGGFAAIAGDALDDVALARQLHAQGFKVGFRRAGDALTVRMYSGARATFRGWRRNFALFVAARPAAAAAAIALPLATLALLVAAMARRDVPALAVCWLGGTAASAATRKSSGTNPFTGAFFPLDVLLLAATLGLATLDRFRGKAASWRGREIRIQR from the coding sequence TTGAGCCTCGCGAGCCACGGGGGCACGCTCCTCGGCGCGGCGCTCGCGGCGGCCTGGGTCGTCCTCGCGCTGCGAGTGGTGCGCGACCGGCGGCGAGCCCCTCCGCTCCCTCCGCCCCTCGCCGAGCTCCCCGCGACGACCGTCCTGCTGCCGGTGCGCGACGAGCAGGCGAACCTGGCCGAGTGCGCGGCGACCCTCCTCGCCCAGCAGGGAGCCCCCGCCCTGCGCATCATCGACGACGGATCGACCGACCGCACCCCGGAGATCCTTGCCGGACTGGCCGGCCGCGAGCCCCGCCTGACGGCGCTCCGCGCGCGGCCGCTCGCCACCGGATGGGGCGGCAAGGTCAACGCTCTCTCGACCGGCCTGGAGGGTGTCGCCACCCCCTGGATCCTGCTCACCGACGCCGATACGCGCCACCAGCCGGAGCTCCTCGCCCGGGCGCACGCCGCTGCCGCCGAGCATCGCCTCGACGCCCTATCGCTCTCCGGTAGGCAAGCGACGGACGGCCTCGGCGAGTCCCTGCTCACCCCGGCGGCCTACGCGCTGCTCGACCGGATGCTCGGCGACTGGCGGCCTTACGCCAGAGGCCTCGGCCCGACGCCGATCGCCAACGGCCAGTACTTCCTGCTCAGGACCGAAGCCCTGCGGGCGATCGGAGGCTTCGCGGCGATCGCCGGCGACGCGCTCGACGATGTGGCGCTGGCGCGCCAACTGCACGCCCAAGGATTCAAAGTCGGCTTTCGCCGCGCTGGAGACGCCCTGACTGTCCGTATGTACAGCGGTGCCAGGGCGACATTTCGCGGCTGGCGAAGGAACTTCGCCCTCTTCGTGGCCGCGCGCCCGGCCGCGGCGGCGGCCGCCATCGCCCTGCCGCTCGCCACCCTCGCCCTTCTCGTCGCCGCCATGGCGCGGCGCGATGTTCCGGCCCTGGCGGTCTGCTGGCTGGGAGGTACCGCCGCATCCGCAGCGACTCGCAAGAGCTCCGGCACCAATCCCTTTACTGGAGCCTTTTTCCCTCTCGATGTTCTCTTGCTCGCTGCAACCCTTGGGCTCGCGACGCTCGATCGCTTTCGCGGCAAGGCGGCTTCGTGGCGGGGTCGGGAGATTCGGATCCAGAGATAG
- the bioB gene encoding biotin synthase BioB — MSVELERHDWTVEEIRRIHDLPLPELVFRAQTVHRRHHDPDRVQMCTLLSIKTGGCPEDCAYCPQSAHHETAVARQKLLDLPAVLAAAAAARANGSSRFCMGAAWREVHDGPDFDRVLEMVRGVAELGLEVCCTLGMLSASQAERLADSGLTAYNHNLDSGPEFYDRIVTTRTYEDRLATLGRVRGAGITLCCGGIVGMGESVDDRLDMLRVLAEMNPHPESVPVNALVAVAGTPLAGRPVVDGIEMARMIASARIVLPRSFVRLSAGRSEMSDETQALCLLAGANSIFTGEQLLTTPNPGGDADARLFSKLGLEPLPLASGT, encoded by the coding sequence ATGAGCGTCGAGCTGGAGCGTCACGACTGGACGGTCGAGGAGATCCGCCGGATTCACGACCTGCCGCTGCCGGAGCTCGTCTTCCGCGCCCAGACGGTGCATCGCCGGCACCATGACCCCGACCGTGTCCAGATGTGCACGCTGCTGTCGATCAAGACCGGCGGCTGTCCGGAGGACTGCGCCTACTGCCCGCAGAGCGCCCATCACGAGACTGCGGTTGCCCGCCAGAAGCTCCTCGATCTGCCCGCCGTCCTCGCAGCGGCGGCCGCGGCGCGCGCCAACGGCTCGAGCCGTTTCTGCATGGGAGCGGCCTGGCGCGAAGTCCACGACGGGCCGGATTTCGATCGCGTTCTGGAGATGGTGCGCGGCGTGGCGGAGCTCGGGCTGGAGGTTTGCTGCACCCTGGGGATGCTCAGCGCGTCCCAGGCCGAGCGCCTCGCCGATTCCGGCCTCACCGCCTACAACCACAATCTCGACAGCGGGCCCGAGTTCTACGACCGGATCGTGACGACTCGCACCTATGAGGATCGCCTGGCGACGCTCGGCCGAGTGCGCGGCGCCGGAATCACGCTGTGCTGCGGCGGTATCGTCGGCATGGGCGAGTCGGTCGACGACCGGCTCGACATGCTGCGCGTGCTCGCCGAGATGAACCCGCATCCCGAGTCCGTGCCGGTCAACGCCCTGGTCGCCGTCGCCGGCACGCCGCTCGCCGGACGGCCGGTGGTCGACGGCATCGAGATGGCGAGGATGATCGCGAGCGCCCGGATCGTCCTTCCCAGGAGCTTCGTGCGGCTCTCCGCCGGCCGTTCGGAGATGTCGGACGAGACTCAGGCGCTCTGCCTGCTGGCCGGCGCGAACTCGATCTTCACCGGTGAGCAACTCCTGACGACGCCGAACCCGGGAGGAGACGCCGACGCCCGACTGTTTTCGAAACTCGGACTCGAGCCGCTCCCCCTGGCCTCCGGCACCTGA
- a CDS encoding dethiobiotin synthase produces the protein MGRPTRRPGAGLSLFVAGTDTGVGKTVVSALLLSRYAAELELAYWKPIASGAGGPQPERDSSTIASLVSRAGVEVEIRLEMHLLRDPVSPHLAARREGVTIDIDEIARAWADWQSVSPERGVVIEGAGGVMVPLNEKQRLGRGGAVSGGGGYAGSPLGSGRSAGGELLIDLMALLELPVLLVARSTLGTINHTLLTLDALHRRGIPIAGVVLNGPANDENRQAIESYGDVQVIATVEPFELTSSSLCAAAAAFDPAGDLRRHLQYA, from the coding sequence ATTGGGCGACCCACTCGGCGACCAGGTGCCGGCTTGAGCCTCTTCGTCGCCGGCACCGACACGGGGGTGGGGAAGACGGTCGTCTCGGCCCTGCTTCTTTCGCGCTACGCCGCCGAGCTCGAGCTCGCGTACTGGAAGCCGATCGCCAGCGGCGCGGGCGGACCGCAGCCGGAGCGCGATAGCTCGACGATCGCCAGCCTGGTGTCGCGCGCCGGTGTCGAAGTCGAGATCCGGCTCGAGATGCACCTCCTGCGCGATCCGGTTTCACCCCATCTCGCCGCCCGCCGCGAGGGTGTCACCATCGACATCGACGAGATCGCTCGCGCCTGGGCGGACTGGCAGAGCGTCAGTCCCGAGCGCGGCGTCGTCATCGAGGGCGCCGGCGGCGTCATGGTTCCTCTGAACGAAAAGCAGAGGCTCGGCAGAGGGGGGGCAGTCTCGGGCGGCGGTGGCTACGCTGGTTCGCCCTTGGGGTCGGGACGGTCGGCTGGAGGGGAGCTGCTGATCGACCTCATGGCGCTGCTCGAGCTGCCGGTGCTGCTGGTCGCGCGCTCGACGCTGGGAACGATCAACCACACCCTGCTGACGCTCGACGCTCTGCACCGCCGCGGGATTCCGATCGCCGGCGTCGTCTTGAACGGCCCGGCCAACGACGAGAACCGGCAGGCGATCGAGTCCTACGGCGACGTCCAGGTGATCGCCACCGTCGAGCCGTTCGAGCTCACCTCCTCGAGCCTGTGCGCTGCCGCGGCCGCCTTCGACCCGGCCGGCGATCTGCGCCGCCATCTCCAGTATGCCTAG
- a CDS encoding 8-amino-7-oxononanoate synthase: MSTLADWQDGLARGLRRLDEEGLRRRPSLATGIDFCSNDYLGFGRDGDLALSLARRIQAAATEAPEALFAPASRLLSGDTVLHREIEARLAGFKGTEAALLFPSGYQANLALLTSILGPADRALSDELNHASLIDGLKLSGCRRCVVPHLDLAAYERLLVEPSHGGRTVVVVESLFSMDGDMAPLAALEALCARHGALLIVDDAHATGLYGEDRGSGLVEAHHLERRVAASVTTFGKALAVQGACIAGSRSLVDWIVNRARPFIFSTAVSPVLLHAIAASLDRLAEVPGRRAPGEGAEGGVRGRAARLRRRLAEQGLDAGAGDSPIVPVVLGSNARALAVAEAVRSAGFDVRAVRPPTVPAGTARLRLSVHADHSEAEIDGLAAAIGRAIRQMGGPANGPLGDPLGDQVPA, from the coding sequence GTGAGCACTCTCGCAGACTGGCAGGACGGGCTGGCGCGCGGGCTCCGGCGGCTCGACGAGGAGGGGTTGCGCCGCCGCCCGAGCCTCGCCACTGGGATCGATTTCTGTTCGAACGACTATCTCGGATTCGGGCGCGACGGCGACCTCGCGCTCTCCCTCGCGCGGCGGATTCAGGCGGCCGCGACGGAGGCCCCGGAGGCCCTCTTTGCTCCGGCCTCGCGGCTGCTCAGCGGCGACACGGTGCTGCATCGCGAGATCGAGGCGCGGCTCGCCGGATTCAAGGGTACGGAGGCGGCGCTGCTCTTTCCGTCAGGCTACCAGGCGAACCTCGCGCTGCTGACTTCGATCCTCGGTCCCGCCGATCGCGCCCTGTCCGACGAGCTCAATCACGCCAGCCTGATCGACGGACTGAAGCTCTCGGGCTGTCGCCGATGCGTGGTTCCGCATCTCGATCTCGCCGCCTACGAACGCCTCTTGGTTGAACCGTCGCACGGTGGCCGCACCGTCGTCGTCGTCGAGTCGCTTTTCAGCATGGACGGCGACATGGCGCCGCTCGCGGCGCTCGAAGCACTCTGCGCGCGGCACGGCGCCTTGCTGATCGTCGACGACGCCCACGCCACCGGTCTCTACGGCGAAGATCGCGGATCGGGCCTGGTCGAGGCGCACCACCTCGAGCGCCGGGTGGCGGCGAGTGTGACGACCTTCGGCAAGGCGCTCGCGGTACAGGGGGCCTGCATCGCCGGTTCGCGTTCGCTCGTCGACTGGATCGTCAACCGCGCCAGGCCGTTCATCTTCTCGACCGCCGTCTCGCCGGTCCTTTTGCACGCCATCGCCGCGAGCCTCGACCGTCTCGCGGAGGTGCCCGGGCGCCGCGCTCCCGGAGAGGGGGCGGAAGGCGGCGTGCGCGGGCGTGCCGCCCGGTTGCGCCGGCGCCTGGCCGAGCAGGGCCTCGACGCCGGCGCCGGCGACAGCCCGATCGTTCCGGTCGTGCTCGGAAGCAACGCGCGGGCGTTGGCCGTGGCCGAGGCCGTGCGATCGGCGGGTTTCGACGTGCGGGCGGTGCGCCCGCCCACCGTGCCGGCAGGAACGGCCCGCCTGCGCCTGTCGGTGCACGCCGATCACAGCGAGGCCGAGATCGATGGACTGGCGGCGGCGATCGGGCGGGCGATCCGGCAGATGGGCGGGCCAGCAAACGGTCCATTGGGCGACCCACTCGGCGACCAGGTGCCGGCTTGA
- a CDS encoding methyltransferase — translation MLVPFLPPPRNPAVDDLLGEVPRELFSERLYQACELVERYVSDLAIAIAQRLELEPDLAQGTTAQAILRSRSYPEDESPALDWLLARLAEAGHLERSPEEPGPAYRLRRPLPTPELGELRALGLAIDPAIAPTLAILDTAGEAFPRVLAGALTGEQALFTGASMQLWTQYFHNANPIYALNNRLAAIAAANRLPAGGPVRILEIGAGAGSAAEALLDELRERGRIGEVAEYRLTEPNPMLRRRASRALAARYPGLALVDQAYDIDQDPSAQGLPQAGFDLVFAVNVLHIAQDLGASLAWLRSLLVPGGWLVAGECQRLFPRQTIPIELIFEQLASFTQVKLDRDVRSSHGFLTPEEWRQALAATGFAALAEVPDLARIREHYPRFFSGALCARRPPAERPIPSPGA, via the coding sequence GTGCTCGTGCCCTTCCTCCCCCCGCCGCGCAACCCCGCGGTGGACGACCTGCTCGGCGAGGTGCCACGCGAGCTCTTCTCCGAGCGGCTCTACCAGGCCTGCGAGCTCGTCGAACGCTACGTCTCCGACCTGGCCATCGCCATCGCGCAGCGGCTCGAGCTCGAGCCGGACCTCGCACAAGGGACGACGGCGCAGGCGATCCTCCGCTCCCGCAGCTACCCGGAGGACGAGAGCCCTGCGCTCGACTGGCTGCTCGCCCGTCTCGCCGAAGCCGGCCACCTCGAACGCTCCCCGGAAGAGCCCGGCCCGGCCTACCGGCTGCGGCGGCCCCTGCCCACCCCCGAGCTCGGCGAGCTGCGCGCCCTTGGGCTCGCCATCGACCCGGCCATCGCGCCGACGCTGGCGATCCTCGACACCGCAGGCGAGGCTTTTCCCCGAGTCCTGGCAGGTGCCCTGACCGGCGAGCAGGCTCTCTTCACCGGCGCCAGCATGCAGCTGTGGACCCAGTACTTCCACAACGCCAATCCGATCTACGCCCTGAACAACAGGCTGGCGGCGATCGCTGCCGCGAATCGCCTGCCTGCGGGCGGTCCGGTCCGGATTCTCGAGATCGGTGCCGGTGCCGGCAGCGCCGCCGAGGCTCTGCTCGACGAGCTCCGGGAGCGCGGCCGCATCGGCGAGGTCGCCGAGTACCGGCTGACCGAGCCGAACCCGATGCTGCGGCGGCGCGCGAGCCGTGCCCTGGCCGCCCGCTATCCGGGGCTCGCGCTCGTCGACCAGGCCTACGACATCGATCAGGACCCCTCCGCCCAGGGTCTTCCGCAAGCGGGCTTCGACCTCGTCTTCGCGGTCAACGTCCTGCACATCGCCCAGGACCTGGGCGCCAGCCTCGCCTGGTTGCGCTCGCTGCTCGTCCCGGGCGGCTGGCTCGTCGCCGGCGAGTGCCAGCGACTCTTCCCGCGGCAGACGATTCCGATCGAGCTGATCTTCGAGCAGCTCGCGAGCTTCACCCAGGTGAAGCTCGACCGGGACGTGCGCAGCTCGCACGGTTTCCTCACCCCGGAGGAGTGGCGCCAGGCGCTGGCCGCGACCGGTTTCGCGGCGCTCGCAGAAGTGCCCGATCTGGCCCGCATCCGTGAGCACTACCCGCGATTCTTCTCCGGCGCCCTCTGCGCCCGCCGTCCTCCGGCCGAGCGGCCGATTCCGAGTCCAGGAGCCTGA
- a CDS encoding 6-carboxytetrahydropterin synthase: MTPTFSIRLAKEDFKFSVAHFTIFGPGHAEPLHGHNYRLALEVEGEAVDELGLLADCARLKRAARAACAALDDRLLLPESSPHLAIGRSGGETSGKPGGTIAVRFAEREYRFPADEVLLLPLANVTMELLARWAWERLAKVARGGAVRSLMIEIEETPGQLCRYRAALAAPRRAAGS, translated from the coding sequence ATGACCCCGACCTTCTCGATCCGCCTCGCCAAGGAGGACTTCAAGTTCTCCGTCGCGCACTTCACGATCTTCGGACCCGGGCACGCCGAGCCGTTGCACGGCCACAACTACCGCCTCGCTCTCGAAGTGGAGGGCGAGGCCGTCGACGAGCTCGGCCTGCTGGCCGACTGCGCGCGGCTGAAGCGCGCCGCCCGCGCCGCTTGCGCCGCGCTCGACGACCGGCTGCTGCTTCCCGAATCGAGTCCGCATCTGGCCATCGGCAGATCGGGTGGAGAGACCTCCGGCAAGCCAGGCGGCACGATCGCGGTCCGTTTCGCCGAGCGTGAGTATCGCTTCCCGGCGGACGAGGTGCTCCTCCTGCCGCTCGCCAACGTCACGATGGAGCTCCTGGCCCGGTGGGCCTGGGAGCGCCTGGCGAAAGTCGCCAGGGGCGGCGCGGTCCGCAGCCTGATGATCGAGATCGAGGAGACCCCCGGACAGCTCTGTCGCTACCGCGCCGCGCTCGCGGCCCCCCGCCGAGCCGCCGGCTCCTAG